In Streptomyces sp. NBC_00704, a genomic segment contains:
- a CDS encoding polymorphic toxin-type HINT domain-containing protein, protein MGTAPAVWATERHGHNTVDTPDVKNGTAETFKARAFAKKDATQAAAARTAAAVTKPAVWPVASAATLPVTGEAALASATSVGKLPVKVSAPAKGVAPAKVAIKVASRSTVAALGINGPVLSVARADGRKGTAQTRLTLDYSGFANAYGGDYASRLTLVRLPACALTTPALNRCRTTTPVATTNDLPHHTLTTTAPVSSSSITAFAATAAAASSGAGSYQATSLNPSASWNAGGSSGDFTWSYPLSVPPSNGGPAPNLAITYDSQSVDGRLPSTNNQPSWAGEGFDLSTSYIERSYDSCDDDGQNGKNDECWANDNATLVLGGKSSPLIKDKTSGTWHPKTDDGERVVRSTGATNGDDDGEYWTVTTQDGTEYVFGRNRLPGWTTGAAVTNSTYTAPVFGDDSGEPGYDQGTAFSGRALTQAWRWNLDYVVDPHGNAMSYWYTKETNYYAKNGTTTANGTAYDRGGYLTRIDYGITASTVFGTAPEKVTFTTAERCLVTSTEACSSLTSSTASHWPDVPFDEICASGKVCDASGPTFFSRKRLTGVTTSIWDAGLATPAYRDVDSWALAHSFPDPGDGTSAGLWLKSITRTGKDGATTAMPPVTFQGIQLFNRVDTTHDNIAALVKWRVRTITSETGSVLTVNYSDPQCVAGTTMPSSPDSDTLRCFPTYWQPPYTTDPQLDWFHKYVITQVTESDPTGGAPLKETDYTYNGTPAWHYDSDNVTSPAKRKTWSVWRGYGSVTSTSGDAQSTRTKAVSTYFRGMDGDKQSDGTTRTAKVTDSTGTAVTDAGPLAGTVRESIAYNGSIEVSGTITDPWIHQTGTDGTRASAYTRAQTVHTRTDLSSGGTRDTTVSTTYDDTTGAALTVDDSGDAAVTGDEQCTRTTFADNTNAWLRAFPVRVETVDVACRATTNRPDDVVSDVRTLYDSQAFGAAPTIGDETATQRLSSYSGGSPVYQTVSTSHYDSQGRVDSVKDTNSATVSTTKYTPATGGPLTSTLTSDAKTYGTTTNFDPARGVATSVVDPNGKRTEYAYDGLGRVTGLWLANRSKASNQSASLVYSYSVSNTAASVVTTGKLNNDGTTYDTTHALYDALLRPRQTQTPAPGGGRVIAETKYDSRGLAVEADADYTDTSNPSGTLATITSAVPAQTLTTYDGAGRPTAADFYANGAKRWTTSTSYGGDRTTVIPPNGGIATTTLTDTLGRTTETRQYDNGSPSGTYTSIKYAYDAKSRLKSVVDDDGNTWSYGYDLMGRKATSTDPDAGTTTTAYNELDQVASTTTAVGTAEAKTLSYSYDVLGRQTDMYDGTTKDAAHELAKWTYDSLAKGQPTSSIRYVGGSSGKAYISQVGAYDSLYRPTLTRVTIPSVTGEEALAGSYTSTIGYNLDGTVQVTSDPAAGGLPSESLTYGYNDLSMPTTLKGATGYVQDTSYTKLSDIGQVTLGVSSSDTAKWLQITNTYEDGTHRLKRELVTDDAQTAPVQDTAYTYDDYGNPTEVAMHADATDDVQCYRYDGHDRLTEAWTATDGCSADPSTAVLGGPAPYWQSFAYDDLGNRKTQVNHATTAGGNDRTTSFAYPTPGTSQAHTLSSSTTVTADTTTTNSYTYDASGNTHTRTLNGKTQTLDWDDEGHLAKVTNTDGTSASYLYDAGGNRLLSRDASGTTLYLGDTEVRLAKGTTTTTGTRYYSWAGQTIAVRSSTGSLQWKVTDAHDTAETAVDATTQAITRRRLDPFGDTRGIQPTAAAWLGDKGFVAGVEDTTSGLTHLGAREYDPTIGRFVSDDPILELTDAQQIDGYTYAADNPVRGSDPSGLQMPVDQGCTSCAQPAQASALVDTGSLNDSGTHHSGGGGGGSHYIGNGSHHSCGWSLSCHVSNVAHKAYRAVQQHPVIAAVVATAVVVGVVACVAATAGGCAAVLVAGAEGFTAGAEAGSLGGALVGASVGVAAEGGAVIAGSMGLAGAGAAAVAKGTETASAAKAATRSGAKAADTAAEGTAASGAAKGSQRAESAAPRSGAAKCDHSFLPATKVLMADGHETQIKDIKQGDKVLATDPETGKSQPRTVAKLITTKHDKDFATITIRDPDGGKLSKIVATVTHPFWAESEAAWVDAGHLKAGMTLHEASGAVAVITAVKIWHRPHLTHDLTVTVTHTYYVLAGETPVLVHNCGGDGEYYYRGVGDGHPKHADALEGRAVPIGGPSTPASHVGGNNTDSPYTSWSHSEGRAQEEVDDWGPGSVVMRIRRSDVDPSRDIQVHDTDIDSGFFEEEHLLEGVVEAAEIRIGNGSWFNPRSR, encoded by the coding sequence TTGGGCACTGCACCGGCCGTGTGGGCGACCGAGCGGCACGGGCATAACACGGTGGACACGCCCGACGTCAAGAACGGCACGGCCGAGACGTTCAAGGCCAGAGCGTTCGCGAAGAAGGACGCGACGCAGGCAGCCGCCGCCCGTACGGCCGCGGCAGTGACGAAGCCGGCCGTCTGGCCCGTCGCGTCCGCCGCCACCCTGCCCGTGACGGGCGAGGCAGCACTGGCAAGTGCCACTTCAGTCGGCAAACTGCCGGTCAAGGTGAGTGCCCCTGCCAAGGGCGTCGCCCCGGCCAAGGTAGCGATCAAGGTGGCCTCGCGCAGCACTGTGGCCGCCCTCGGCATCAACGGCCCCGTGCTGTCCGTGGCCCGCGCCGACGGTCGCAAGGGCACTGCCCAGACCCGACTCACCCTGGACTACTCCGGCTTCGCGAACGCTTACGGCGGCGACTACGCCTCCCGCCTCACCCTCGTCCGCCTCCCCGCCTGCGCGCTCACCACCCCGGCCCTGAATAGGTGCCGCACTACGACACCGGTCGCCACCACGAACGACCTCCCACACCACACCCTGACCACAACCGCCCCGGTCAGTTCTTCCTCGATCACGGCTTTCGCCGCGACTGCCGCGGCCGCCAGCTCCGGCGCCGGTTCCTACCAGGCGACCTCCCTCAACCCTTCCGCCTCTTGGAACGCCGGCGGCTCCAGCGGTGACTTCACCTGGTCGTACCCGCTGTCCGTGCCGCCTTCCAACGGCGGTCCCGCTCCCAACCTGGCGATCACCTACGACTCGCAGAGCGTCGACGGCCGGCTGCCGTCCACCAACAACCAGCCGTCCTGGGCCGGTGAGGGCTTCGACCTCTCCACCTCCTACATCGAACGCTCCTACGACTCCTGCGACGACGACGGCCAGAACGGCAAGAACGACGAGTGCTGGGCCAATGACAACGCCACCCTCGTCCTCGGCGGCAAGTCCAGCCCCCTGATCAAGGACAAGACCAGCGGCACCTGGCACCCCAAGACCGACGACGGCGAGCGCGTCGTCCGCTCCACCGGTGCCACAAACGGCGACGACGACGGCGAGTACTGGACCGTCACCACCCAGGACGGCACCGAGTACGTCTTCGGCAGGAACCGACTGCCGGGCTGGACCACCGGGGCCGCCGTCACCAACTCCACCTACACCGCGCCGGTCTTCGGCGACGACTCCGGCGAGCCCGGCTACGACCAGGGCACCGCCTTCTCCGGCAGAGCCCTCACCCAGGCCTGGCGCTGGAACCTCGACTACGTAGTCGACCCACACGGCAACGCGATGTCGTACTGGTACACCAAAGAGACCAACTACTACGCCAAGAACGGCACCACCACCGCCAACGGCACGGCCTACGACCGCGGCGGCTACCTTACGCGCATCGACTACGGCATCACCGCCTCTACCGTCTTCGGCACCGCGCCGGAGAAGGTCACCTTCACCACCGCCGAACGCTGCCTGGTCACCAGCACCGAAGCCTGCTCCTCGCTCACCTCCAGCACGGCCTCGCACTGGCCTGACGTGCCCTTCGACGAGATCTGCGCCTCCGGCAAGGTCTGCGACGCGAGCGGGCCGACGTTCTTCTCCCGCAAGCGCCTCACCGGCGTCACGACCAGCATCTGGGACGCTGGCCTGGCGACCCCGGCCTACCGGGACGTCGACTCCTGGGCGCTCGCGCACTCCTTCCCCGACCCTGGAGACGGGACCTCCGCAGGGTTGTGGCTGAAGTCCATCACCCGCACGGGCAAGGACGGCGCGACTACGGCCATGCCACCGGTCACCTTCCAGGGCATCCAGCTCTTCAACCGGGTCGACACCACGCACGACAACATCGCCGCTCTCGTTAAATGGCGTGTCCGCACCATCACTTCGGAGACCGGCTCCGTCCTCACCGTCAACTACTCCGACCCGCAGTGCGTCGCGGGAACGACCATGCCGAGCAGCCCCGACTCGGACACCCTGCGCTGTTTCCCGACCTACTGGCAGCCGCCCTACACCACCGACCCTCAACTGGACTGGTTCCACAAGTACGTCATCACCCAGGTCACCGAGTCCGACCCGACCGGCGGGGCACCGCTGAAGGAGACCGACTACACCTACAACGGCACGCCGGCTTGGCACTACGACAGCGACAACGTCACTTCCCCCGCCAAGCGGAAGACGTGGTCGGTCTGGCGCGGCTACGGCAGCGTCACCTCGACGTCCGGTGACGCACAGTCCACGCGCACGAAGGCCGTCTCGACGTACTTCCGAGGAATGGACGGCGACAAGCAGTCCGACGGGACCACGCGCACCGCAAAGGTCACCGACTCCACGGGCACGGCAGTGACGGACGCCGGTCCGCTCGCCGGCACCGTCCGCGAGTCAATCGCCTACAACGGCAGCATCGAGGTGTCGGGCACGATCACCGACCCCTGGATCCACCAGACCGGCACCGACGGCACCCGCGCCTCCGCCTACACCCGCGCCCAGACCGTCCACACCCGCACCGACCTGTCCTCCGGCGGCACCCGCGACACCACCGTCAGCACGACTTACGACGACACGACGGGCGCGGCGCTTACCGTCGACGACTCGGGCGACGCCGCTGTCACCGGTGACGAGCAGTGCACCCGCACCACCTTCGCCGACAATACGAATGCCTGGCTGCGGGCCTTCCCCGTACGGGTCGAGACGGTCGACGTGGCCTGCCGCGCCACGACCAACCGCCCGGACGACGTCGTCTCCGACGTCCGCACCCTCTACGACAGCCAAGCTTTCGGCGCCGCGCCGACGATCGGCGACGAGACCGCCACCCAGCGGCTGTCCTCCTACAGCGGCGGCAGCCCGGTCTACCAGACGGTCTCCACCAGCCACTACGACAGCCAGGGCCGCGTCGACTCGGTCAAGGACACCAACTCGGCGACCGTCAGCACCACCAAATACACCCCCGCCACCGGCGGTCCGCTCACCAGCACGCTCACCTCCGATGCCAAGACGTACGGGACGACCACGAACTTCGACCCCGCCCGCGGCGTCGCCACGTCCGTCGTCGACCCCAACGGCAAGCGCACCGAATACGCCTACGACGGCCTCGGCCGCGTCACCGGACTGTGGCTGGCCAACCGGTCCAAAGCCTCGAACCAGTCCGCGAGCCTCGTCTACAGCTACTCCGTCTCCAACACCGCCGCCTCGGTGGTCACCACCGGCAAGCTCAACAACGACGGCACGACCTACGACACCACCCACGCCCTGTACGACGCACTCCTGCGCCCCCGCCAGACGCAGACCCCCGCACCGGGCGGCGGCCGCGTCATCGCGGAAACCAAGTACGACAGCCGCGGCCTAGCAGTAGAAGCCGACGCCGACTACACGGACACGTCCAACCCCTCCGGCACCCTCGCCACCATCACCTCCGCCGTCCCCGCCCAGACCCTCACCACCTACGACGGCGCAGGCCGTCCCACAGCAGCCGACTTCTACGCCAACGGCGCCAAGCGGTGGACAACCTCCACGTCGTACGGCGGCGACCGCACGACGGTCATCCCGCCCAACGGCGGCATCGCGACAACGACCCTGACCGACACCCTCGGCCGTACGACCGAGACCCGGCAGTACGACAACGGCAGCCCGTCCGGTACGTACACGTCGATCAAGTACGCCTACGACGCGAAGAGCCGCCTGAAGTCGGTCGTCGACGACGACGGCAACACCTGGTCCTACGGCTACGACCTGATGGGCCGCAAGGCCACCTCCACGGACCCGGACGCCGGCACGACGACCACCGCCTACAACGAACTCGACCAGGTCGCCTCCACCACGACCGCAGTGGGCACCGCCGAAGCGAAGACCCTCAGCTACTCCTACGACGTCCTCGGTCGCCAGACCGACATGTACGACGGCACCACCAAGGACGCCGCCCACGAACTCGCCAAGTGGACGTACGACTCGCTCGCCAAGGGCCAGCCCACGTCGTCGATCCGCTACGTCGGCGGCAGCTCGGGCAAGGCGTACATCAGCCAGGTCGGCGCGTACGACTCCCTGTACCGGCCGACCCTGACGCGGGTCACGATCCCCTCGGTCACCGGCGAGGAGGCCCTGGCGGGCTCGTACACGTCGACGATCGGCTACAACCTCGACGGCACCGTCCAGGTGACCTCCGACCCGGCGGCCGGCGGACTGCCCTCCGAGTCCCTGACTTACGGCTACAACGACCTGAGCATGCCGACGACGCTCAAGGGCGCGACGGGATATGTCCAGGACACCAGCTATACCAAGCTGAGCGACATCGGCCAGGTGACGCTGGGGGTGTCCTCATCCGACACTGCCAAGTGGCTCCAGATCACCAACACTTACGAGGACGGCACCCACCGCCTCAAGCGTGAACTCGTCACGGACGACGCCCAGACGGCCCCCGTTCAGGACACCGCCTACACCTATGACGACTACGGCAACCCCACCGAGGTCGCCATGCACGCCGACGCCACCGACGACGTCCAGTGCTACCGCTACGACGGCCATGACCGCCTCACCGAGGCCTGGACCGCCACCGACGGCTGTTCCGCCGACCCGTCCACGGCCGTCCTCGGCGGACCGGCCCCCTACTGGCAGAGCTTCGCCTACGACGACCTCGGCAACCGCAAAACACAGGTCAACCACGCCACGACGGCAGGCGGTAACGACAGGACCACATCCTTCGCCTACCCGACGCCGGGCACCAGCCAGGCACACACTCTAAGCTCGTCGACAACGGTCACCGCAGACACGACCACCACGAACTCCTACACCTATGACGCGTCCGGCAACACCCACACCCGCACGCTCAACGGCAAGACCCAGACGCTCGACTGGGACGACGAAGGCCATCTCGCCAAGGTCACCAATACGGACGGCACCTCGGCCTCTTACCTGTACGACGCGGGCGGCAACCGGCTGCTGTCCCGGGACGCCTCGGGCACCACGCTCTACCTGGGCGACACGGAGGTCCGCCTCGCCAAGGGCACGACGACGACCACGGGCACTAGGTACTACAGCTGGGCCGGGCAGACGATCGCGGTCCGCAGCAGCACGGGCAGCCTGCAGTGGAAGGTGACGGATGCCCACGACACCGCGGAGACTGCGGTCGACGCCACCACACAGGCGATCACCCGCCGTCGCCTGGACCCGTTCGGCGATACACGCGGCATCCAGCCGACGGCGGCCGCCTGGCTCGGCGACAAGGGCTTTGTAGCCGGCGTCGAGGACACCACCAGCGGCCTGACACACCTGGGAGCCCGGGAGTACGACCCGACGATCGGCCGGTTCGTCTCCGACGACCCGATCTTGGAACTCACGGACGCCCAGCAGATCGACGGCTACACCTACGCCGCTGACAACCCGGTCAGAGGCAGCGACCCCTCCGGCCTCCAGATGCCGGTTGACCAGGGCTGCACCAGCTGCGCGCAGCCTGCTCAGGCGTCTGCGCTGGTCGACACCGGTTCCCTCAACGACAGCGGGACCCATCACAGCGGCGGTGGCGGTGGGGGCTCCCACTACATTGGCAACGGCTCGCACCACAGTTGCGGCTGGTCCCTGTCCTGCCACGTCTCCAATGTCGCTCACAAGGCATACCGCGCCGTCCAACAGCATCCGGTGATCGCAGCCGTGGTAGCCACAGCCGTTGTGGTGGGCGTGGTCGCCTGTGTCGCCGCGACAGCGGGCGGATGCGCGGCCGTTTTGGTGGCGGGCGCCGAAGGTTTCACAGCTGGTGCTGAGGCGGGCAGCCTCGGAGGAGCCCTGGTGGGCGCATCCGTGGGAGTAGCGGCTGAAGGCGGTGCCGTCATTGCCGGGTCGATGGGCCTTGCGGGGGCCGGCGCAGCAGCAGTCGCGAAGGGCACCGAGACTGCCTCGGCCGCCAAGGCGGCGACCCGATCGGGGGCCAAGGCGGCGGACACAGCTGCGGAGGGAACTGCCGCCAGCGGCGCGGCCAAGGGAAGCCAGCGCGCGGAGTCGGCGGCACCTCGAAGCGGCGCGGCCAAGTGCGACCACAGTTTCCTGCCCGCGACCAAGGTCCTCATGGCGGACGGCCACGAGACGCAGATCAAGGACATCAAACAGGGCGACAAGGTCCTTGCCACCGACCCTGAGACCGGCAAGAGTCAGCCCCGCACCGTCGCGAAACTAATCACCACCAAGCACGACAAGGACTTCGCCACCATCACGATCCGCGACCCCGACGGCGGCAAGCTGTCGAAGATCGTGGCTACGGTGACCCACCCATTCTGGGCGGAGTCCGAGGCGGCTTGGGTCGATGCGGGTCACCTCAAGGCCGGAATGACGCTGCACGAGGCCTCGGGTGCGGTAGCTGTGATAACTGCCGTCAAGATCTGGCACCGTCCACACCTGACCCACGATCTGACGGTCACCGTCACGCACACGTACTATGTGCTGGCGGGCGAGACGCCGGTCCTGGTCCACAATTGTGGTGGCGATGGTGAATATTACTATCGAGGAGTCGGCGACGGGCATCCGAAGCATGCTGATGCACTTGAAGGTCGAGCTGTGCCGATCGGTGGTCCGTCCACTCCAGCGAGCCATGTAGGCGGCAACAATACGGACAGTCCGTACACTTCCTGGAGCCACAGCGAGGGGAGAGCTCAGGAAGAGGTTGACGATTGGGGGCCGGGCTCAGTAGTGATGCGAATCCGTCGCTCCGACGTGGATCCGAGTAGAGATATTCAGGTTCATGATACGGACATCGACTCCGGGTTCTTCGAGGAGGAACATCTACTCGAAGGAGTCGTTGAAGCGGCTGAGATCAGGATAGGAAACGGGTCATGGTTCAATCCGCGATCACGATAG
- a CDS encoding flavin monoamine oxidase family protein, with product MREATQTEVRRAFDSGLPGLRPPRSVIVVGAGLAGLAVGHELAARDCEVTVLEASDRPGGRAYTLREPFADGLYAEAGAMTLTPHCHYAMHYLRELGVETETADLVDTTFSYFARGRFFTPDPESVAEAGLGLHPHEKDLGVGGMIERYVSAVADSLQPDLSAPDWAVTQRLAPYDHLSVHEVLTERGASQAAIDLMEPLFLEMRGGDLKAASALSWLRHEASPHSLGNADPRWAKVKHGTDRFPQAFAERLKSRIHYRRPVVRVEQDAERARVTVLAHGRMQTLEAERVVVTVPFSAIRHIDFTDAGLTDAKHDVMRRVKYSSVVRVYLQMRRQFWPQRNASFSTDLPIRWIRDATPRLPGPRKILECLMTGWRARAVSVMTEEERLDFVLDEVERMLPGAREHYETSTSVCWDQRPYAEGAYILPERGHSALMPVIRRPEGRIHFAGDHAGFEPNGGSMTFALESAARTLVELGAAADAS from the coding sequence ATGCGGGAAGCCACTCAGACCGAGGTACGACGTGCCTTCGACAGCGGACTGCCGGGGCTGCGGCCCCCGCGATCCGTCATCGTCGTCGGAGCCGGACTCGCCGGACTGGCCGTCGGCCACGAACTCGCCGCGAGGGACTGCGAGGTGACCGTCCTGGAGGCGTCCGACCGGCCCGGCGGGCGCGCGTACACCTTAAGGGAGCCGTTCGCCGACGGCCTGTACGCCGAGGCCGGCGCGATGACGCTCACCCCGCACTGCCACTACGCCATGCACTACCTGCGCGAACTCGGCGTCGAGACGGAGACCGCCGACCTCGTCGACACCACGTTCTCCTACTTCGCGCGCGGCCGTTTCTTCACCCCCGACCCGGAGTCGGTCGCCGAGGCCGGGCTGGGCCTGCACCCGCACGAGAAGGATCTCGGCGTCGGCGGGATGATCGAGCGGTACGTCTCGGCGGTCGCCGACAGTCTCCAGCCCGACCTGAGCGCCCCCGATTGGGCGGTCACCCAGCGACTCGCCCCCTACGACCACCTGTCCGTGCACGAGGTCCTCACCGAACGGGGCGCCTCCCAGGCGGCCATCGACCTCATGGAACCCCTCTTCCTGGAGATGCGCGGCGGCGACCTGAAGGCGGCGTCCGCGCTGTCCTGGTTGCGCCACGAGGCGAGTCCGCACTCGCTCGGCAACGCCGATCCCCGCTGGGCGAAGGTCAAGCACGGCACCGACCGCTTCCCGCAGGCGTTCGCCGAGCGTCTCAAGAGCCGTATCCACTACCGCCGTCCGGTGGTCCGCGTCGAACAGGACGCGGAGCGGGCCCGGGTCACCGTCCTCGCCCACGGTCGCATGCAGACCCTGGAGGCCGAACGAGTCGTCGTCACGGTCCCGTTCAGCGCGATCCGGCACATCGACTTCACCGACGCGGGCCTGACCGACGCCAAGCACGACGTGATGCGCCGGGTGAAATACTCGTCCGTCGTTCGCGTCTACCTCCAGATGCGCCGCCAGTTCTGGCCGCAGCGCAACGCCAGCTTCTCCACCGACCTGCCCATACGGTGGATACGCGACGCCACCCCCCGACTCCCGGGCCCGCGCAAGATCCTGGAGTGTCTGATGACGGGGTGGCGGGCGCGGGCGGTGTCGGTCATGACCGAGGAGGAGCGCCTGGACTTCGTGCTCGACGAGGTCGAACGGATGCTCCCGGGCGCCCGCGAGCACTACGAGACCAGCACGTCCGTCTGCTGGGACCAACGCCCGTACGCGGAAGGTGCGTACATCCTTCCCGAGCGCGGGCACAGTGCCCTGATGCCGGTGATCCGCAGGCCCGAGGGGCGGATCCACTTCGCCGGTGACCACGCCGGGTTCGAGCCCAACGGCGGCTCGATGACCTTCGCCCTGGAGTCCGCGGCCCGCACCCTCGTGGAACTCGGCGCGGCCGCCGACGCGTCCTGA
- a CDS encoding chorismate-binding protein produces the protein MRPTTDAKVLERLYGTDVPPFALLCRQRPGATGPAPVELLFGDVYTGKSWESLELENAETVGPLDGAGPPGAAPGPGLLALLPFRRLAEHGLPCHDDGTPARALRVREHHVLPAEAFTDPRLPGAGPLEWRDAGFTTTDTQYEDLVRGFVASDAARGGLNVLLRRDWTARLPDFRPAVAVDLFRRLLTAESGAYWTFVVHTGAARPLTLVGATPQGHVGVGGGRVVMHPLCGTYRRPPAGPDAGDLLAFLADRKESEELATTVDAELAVLCGLSGPGVRVEGPFLRRMAHLLHTQCRISGPAAAGARETLSRALFASTVVGSPYADACRAIRRHETTGRGYYGGVLALIGRDAAGAEELDSAAVIRTLVVDHRGEARLSVGATVGGRSSPEAEAAETRTKARTVLTALAAPPPAAGQAPGPRAPGVPVLDAAVRDALDRRHAALSSFWTEGTVAPPAGAAPVLVLDPGGDPVAELAALLHLVTAVHGPAVVVRYDAPGAADTLVRHAGPVLLASGPGRPDDPGCVRMAALRRTAASLVRERLPGGPPVAGVGLGFQLLALAALPKARVVPRTGGTGLAREVEVFGRPVTAAFRNAHAIVSGPAGHEVVALGEQAVRGVQFHPESVLTTDGTEVLRRLLG, from the coding sequence ATGAGGCCGACGACGGACGCGAAGGTGCTGGAGCGGCTGTACGGGACGGACGTGCCGCCCTTCGCGCTGCTGTGCAGACAGCGGCCCGGCGCGACCGGACCAGCACCGGTGGAGCTGCTGTTCGGGGACGTGTACACCGGTAAGTCGTGGGAGTCATTGGAGTTGGAGAACGCGGAGACCGTCGGGCCGCTGGACGGGGCCGGTCCGCCCGGTGCCGCGCCGGGCCCGGGCCTCCTGGCTCTGCTGCCCTTCCGGCGCCTGGCCGAACACGGCCTGCCCTGCCATGACGACGGCACGCCGGCGCGGGCCCTGCGGGTGCGCGAGCACCACGTCCTGCCGGCGGAGGCCTTCACCGACCCTCGCCTTCCCGGTGCGGGGCCGCTGGAGTGGCGGGACGCGGGGTTCACGACGACCGACACCCAGTACGAGGACCTGGTGCGAGGGTTCGTCGCCTCGGACGCGGCCCGCGGCGGGCTGAACGTCCTGCTGCGCCGCGACTGGACCGCGCGGCTGCCGGACTTCCGGCCCGCGGTGGCAGTGGACCTGTTCCGGCGGTTGCTGACCGCCGAGTCGGGCGCGTACTGGACCTTCGTCGTGCACACCGGGGCCGCGCGGCCGCTCACCCTGGTGGGTGCCACGCCGCAGGGGCACGTGGGGGTCGGGGGCGGCCGGGTGGTGATGCACCCGCTGTGCGGCACATACCGGCGTCCGCCGGCGGGACCGGACGCCGGGGACCTGCTCGCCTTCCTCGCCGACCGCAAGGAGTCGGAGGAACTGGCGACCACGGTGGACGCCGAACTGGCGGTGCTCTGCGGGCTGTCCGGGCCGGGAGTGCGGGTGGAAGGGCCGTTCCTGCGCCGGATGGCGCATCTGCTGCACACGCAGTGCCGCATCAGCGGGCCCGCGGCAGCCGGGGCCCGGGAGACCCTCTCGCGCGCCCTGTTCGCGTCGACCGTCGTGGGCAGCCCGTACGCCGACGCCTGCCGGGCGATCCGCCGCCACGAGACGACGGGGCGCGGCTACTACGGCGGCGTCCTCGCGCTGATCGGCCGCGACGCGGCGGGGGCGGAGGAGTTGGACTCGGCGGCGGTGATCCGGACCCTGGTCGTGGACCACCGGGGTGAAGCGCGGCTGTCGGTGGGGGCGACCGTGGGCGGCCGGTCCTCACCGGAGGCGGAGGCGGCCGAGACCCGCACCAAGGCGCGGACCGTGCTGACCGCCCTCGCCGCGCCACCGCCCGCCGCCGGGCAGGCGCCCGGGCCCCGCGCCCCCGGCGTGCCCGTCCTCGACGCGGCCGTACGGGACGCGCTGGACCGGCGCCACGCGGCGCTGTCGTCGTTCTGGACGGAGGGCACCGTCGCCCCGCCAGCGGGCGCCGCCCCGGTGCTGGTGCTGGACCCGGGCGGCGACCCGGTCGCCGAACTGGCGGCCCTGCTGCACCTGGTCACCGCCGTGCACGGCCCCGCCGTGGTGGTCCGCTACGACGCCCCCGGCGCCGCCGACACCCTGGTCCGGCACGCGGGGCCCGTACTGCTTGCGTCCGGGCCGGGCCGCCCGGACGACCCCGGGTGCGTACGGATGGCGGCGCTGCGCCGGACGGCCGCGTCCCTGGTACGGGAACGGCTGCCCGGCGGGCCCCCGGTGGCCGGGGTGGGACTCGGCTTCCAGTTGCTGGCGCTGGCCGCCCTGCCGAAGGCCCGGGTCGTGCCCAGGACCGGCGGCACAGGACTGGCGCGGGAGGTCGAGGTCTTCGGCAGGCCGGTCACCGCCGCGTTCCGCAACGCCCACGCGATCGTGTCCGGTCCAGCCGGGCACGAGGTGGTCGCGCTCGGCGAACAGGCCGTGCGGGGCGTGCAGTTCCATCCGGAGTCGGTGCTGACGACCGACGGGACGGAGGTACTGCGCCGACTCCTCGGCTGA